DNA from Kitasatospora acidiphila:
GACTGCTGGCGATGGTCAACGGGCTGGGCTCAAGTGTGCTGGGGGGCCAGCGGGACGGGGAGGCGGCGCTGGCGATCCTGCGGCACCACCTGGAGGAGCTGTTCGAGGGCTGACCTTGATGGGAAGTCAGCCCTCTCGCGCACGAGGGGTTCAGGCCACGAGGAGGCGCAGTCCGAGGTCTGCCGCGTCGCGGCCGACCAGCTCGGCGTTGCGTTCGGCCCACCGGCCCGAGGCAAGGTCCTCGCGGAGCCTGCCGACCGCCCGCTGCTCGACCTTGGGCCCGACCCTGGTCCACACCGACATCGCGCGGCGCACGGGTTCGTCCAGGTACGCCTCGGGCCGGCGCCAGTAGGCCTCGAAGAAGCCGTCGGCGCAGTCCCACGGGATGGGCACCGGCTCAGCGCGGGCGCCGATCGCGTCGGCCATGCCGGCGAGCGAGGGGAATTCTGCGAGGACGGCGGCGAACTCGGGCAGGTAGTCGCGGGTGAGCCAGAACCGGTCCTGCCAGCCGGGCTCGTCGGTGTCGAACGTGAGCACCACCACGCGGCGGGCCACGCGCCGCATCTCGCGCAGCCCCGCTATCGGGTCCCCCAGTGGTGAACGGTGGAGACGGCCATCGCGACGTCGAAGGACTGGTCCTCGAACGGCAGGCTCTCCGCGGCGGCGGCCACGCACGGCGCCGAGCCGGCAGCCCGCTGCCCCGCATGACCGCCGATGGCTCCACCGCGGTCACGTTGCGGTCGGCAGGCTCGTAGGAGCCGGTGCCGGCCCCGACGTTCAGCACCGTCCGCGCGTCCCCGAGCGCGTCCCAGATCTGCGCGGCGATCCGCGGCTCGGTGCGCCGCGTCGCCGGGTAGGCGGATCCGATGGCCTCGTACAACTGCGCGCCGAACACTTTGAGTTGCTCCTCCGGTGTCGTCCTGATCCCCATGGCCCGTGCCTCCAGTTCCCTGTCGATCGCCGCCACCATGGCGGCAGCGCGGTCGCGCTGTTCCAGCAGCAGGCCGCGCAGCCGGTGCAGGTGCGCGACCGCGTCCGTCGTCGGGTCGTCCACCAGATCCGCGATCTCGCGCAACCCGAAGCCCAGCCGCCGGTAGGCGAGCACCTCCCGCAGTCGCTCCACGTCAACCGCCGAGTAGGTCCGGTACCCGATCGCCGTCCGCGCGGACGGCTGCACGAGGCCGATCTCGTCATAGTGATGCAGCGTGCGAACGCTCACGCCGGCCAGCTCGGCCACACGTCCTACGGTCAGGTGCTCTTCCACGCCGTTGACAATGCCGCATCACGCCGCGTGAGGGTCAAGCGCTGCGCTCCTGATCCGGGTAAACCGCTGTGGCAGCGCCACGAGCCCGGCCAAGATAGGTCGATGGAGCAGAACGCGCAGGTGCGTCGACTCGACCTCGGGTACTTCGTTCGGCCGGCCGGTGAGACGGGCGGCCCGGAACCACGGGTGGAGCCGGTGCTCGGGTATCTGGTGCGGCGTGTGGAGGGGCTGATCCTCTTCGACACCGGGATGGGCGCCGCGGATGCCGAGACCGAGGCGCACTACCGGCCGAGGCGGCGGCCGTTGGAGGCTGCGCTCGCGGGGGCGGGGTCACGGTGGCCGACGTCGACGTGGTGGTGAACTGCCATCTGCACTTCGACCACTGCGGAGGCAACCCGCTGCTGGGCGGCAAGCCGGTCCTGGTGCAGCGCGGCGAACTGGCCGAGGCCCGGCGGGGGGAGTACACGTTCGAGGAGCTGGTGGACTTCCCGGGCGTGGTCTACGAGGAGCTCGGCGGGGAGGCCGAGGTCTGGCCCGGAGTGTGGGTCATCCCGACTCCCGGGCACACGGACGGGCATCAGTCGCTGGTGGTGCGGCAAGGGGACGGGACGGTGGTGCTGGCCGGCCAGGCGCACGACTTCGCCTCGGAGTTCGGGGCGGCCGAGCTCGCGCGGCGGGCGGCGCTGGAGGGGGTGGCGCAGCCACTGCCGAGCCATCGGAGGTGGATCGACCGGCTGATGGAGTTCGATCCGCGGCGGGTGCTGTTCGCACATGACTGCTCGGTGTGGGAGCCGTCGTGAGGCGGGTGCGGCCTCGGGCGCGGGAAGTCGGCTGGGTCGACTTCTGCGTCAGGCCCCGGAGTTGGGGCCGGCCAGCAGCCGGTGCCAGCGCGGCTGCTCGGTCGCCACGCAGGCCAGTGCCAGCAGGGTGACCGGCACCGCCGCCCAGGCGGGCCAGAGCAGCCATGCGCCCGCCACCGCCGCGCTCAGCTCCATCAGGACCAGGCCGATGGTGCCCCAACCCGGGATCGGCACCGGGACGTTCTGCTTGCCGTTGTCCCGGGGGTGGCCAGCACCGCCGGGAGGCCGATCAGCACCAGCAGGGCCAGCGGGGCCAGCCAGAGCGAGATGCGGCCCAGCGCCCAGGGCAGCGCCACCCAGGCGACCAACTCGGCGAGGACCCGCAGGACATCGGGGAGGGGTAGCTGCGCCTGCTGCTCATGGGCGGCACTCTTCCATGCCTCACGGATCATCAGAAGTCCCGAGCACATGAATATCTGACGGTCTATGGACAGATAGTCTTCGCGCAGATAGTCTCTTCTCAGAGCAAACGGAACGGCACCGACCGACACGAGGAGCGAACCGCCATGTGGAGCTACGAGAACAGCATCGACACCACCGCCACCCCCGCCGCCGTCTTCCGCCTCTGGGCCGACGTGCTCAACTGGCCGGTCTGGAACACGGACATCGAGGCCATCGCGCTGGACGGCCCGTTCGCCGACGGCAGCGTGATCACCATGACCCGGCGGCCAGGAGCCCGTGCGGCTGGAGATCGCCGAGGTCGAGGCCGACCGCCGGTTCGTGGACGAGGCCCGGTTCGGGGGCGTGGTGCTGCGGACCACGCACCTGGCGGACCAGCTCGCCGAGGGCGGCTCCCGGGTGACCTACCGGATGGAGATGACCGGCGAGGGCGCGGACGAGCTCGGGGCGCAGATCGGCCCGCGATCACCGGCGACTGGCCGGAGACCATGGCCGCCCTGGTCAAGCTGGCCGAGCAGGCGAACGCCGAGACGGCAGCCGCCTGATGGCCGAGCCCGGCCCCGGCGACAGCCCCGGCTTCCTGCTCTGGCACACCACCCTGCGCTGGCAGCGCGAGATCGCCGCCGCACTCGCGCCGCTGGAGCTCACCCATGTCCAGTTCGTCCTGCTCGCCTGCACCTGGTGGCTCAACTCCCAGGGCCGGCAGCCCAATCAGCTCGCCCTGGCGACTCAGGCCGGCACCGACGTGAAGATGACCTCGCAAGTGCTCCGGGCGCTGGAGACCAAGGGCCTGGTGCGCCGGGAGACCGACCCGCCGACACCCGCGCCAAGCTCCTGCAGATCACCGAGGCGGGCGCCGACCTCGCGCCGCGCGCCATGGCGGCCGTCGAGGAGGTGGACAGCCGCTTCTTCGCCCCCGTTCCCCGCGCCGACACCCTCGCCCTGCTCCGCCGCCTGGCCCACCCCGAGGCGTGAGCGGTGGCGGCGACGCGGGAGCGCCGCTCCGCGGTCGGCGTGCGACGAGGGTGACCCTGGCGGGGCAACGACATGCGCCCCCGGCAGGCGAGCGCTTTCAGCTCACCCCAACTCCCGCACCACCCGGGCCGGGTTGCCCACGGCCAGCACCCCGGCCGGGAGGTCGCGGGTGACCACGGACCCCGCGCCGACGACGGTGTCGGGGCCGATGGTGACGCCCGGGCAGACGATGACCCCACCGCCGAGCCAGACGTTGTCGCCGATGGTCACCGGGAGGGCGCGCTCCCAGCCGGCGCGGCGGCGGGCGGGGTCCAGCTCGTGGGTGGGGTGAGGAGTTGGACGTTGGGGCCGATCTGGACGTCGGCGCCGAGGGTGATCGGGGCGGCGTCGAGGAAGACGGCGCCGAAGTTGACGAACGTGCGGTCGCCGATGCTGACGTGGTAGCCGAAGTCGCAGCGGAACGGCGGGCGGATCCCGACGTCGGCGCCGAGTGAGCCGAGCAGTTCGGCCAGGATCCGGCGGCGCTCCCCGGGGGCGGTTCCGCGTTGAAGGCCGCGCAGAGCTCGGCCCGGCGCCGGGTGTCGGCGGCCAGCTCCTCGTCGTCGGGGACGTACCAGTCGCCGGCCAGCATGCGTTCCTTGTTGACTCCCACAAGCCTCCTAACGAGCCGTCAGCTCCCGGCGGTTCCGCCCGCCCGGAGCCGCTCCATCACCTCGCCGTCCTCCCGCCACCCCATGGTGACGCTCTCCGCGACCCGGCGGGCCAGCCCCTCCAGCACCGGCATCCGGGGCTCGGGGCGCAGCGGCAGCGGTGCCCAGCGGGCCCAGTGGCGGCCGCGCTGCTCGCGCCCGAAGTGCGCGGAGACGGCGTCCCGCATCCGGTCGTCCTCGCAGTAGAACCCGACGAACGGCGCGCACTCGCCGTCGGACCCGCCCTCGACCCTCCGCTGGCCCAGCCCGAACCCGCAGCGGGGCTGCCCGGGCGCCAGCCACTCGCGGCGGCCCAGGACCACCGCCACCTCAGGACCGTCGAAGGCCTGGTACTCGATCCAGGCCGCCTCCAGGCCGTCGCCCAGCCGGGGTGCCAGGTCGGCGAGCGCCGCGTGGGTGCGGTCTGGCAGGCCGGCCAGCAGCTCCCGGGCCGCCTGCCGGGCGGCCGCCATCTCGGGGCCGTGGGTGAGCCAGAAGCGGGCAGCGGCGTCGTTCACGGGACTCATG
Protein-coding regions in this window:
- a CDS encoding SRPBCC family protein, producing the protein MWSYENSIDTTATPAAVFRLWADVLNWPVWNTDIEAIALDGPFADGSVITMTRRPGARAAGDRRGRGRPPVRGRGPVRGRGAADHAPGGPARRGRLPGDLPDGDDRRGRGRARGADRPAITGDWPETMAALVKLAEQANAETAAA